The following coding sequences lie in one Maylandia zebra isolate NMK-2024a linkage group LG14, Mzebra_GT3a, whole genome shotgun sequence genomic window:
- the LOC143421996 gene encoding uncharacterized protein LOC143421996, with translation MSSLVSFTTCSRSCGWMTADSSAITVGQFEDLLSLVGPSIARLDTNYRRSIPPAERLSVCLRFLVTGDSFRTIAFSFRVGVSTVSQITPKAATSIWDCLVDDFMAVPSPGDWRSITEGFQERWNFPLCCAALDGKHIQTKAPHISYRRHTH, from the exons atgagcagtttggtgagtttcaccacttgctccaggagctgcggctggatgacggccgattccagcgctatcaccgtcggccagtttgaggacctgctttccctcgtcggtcccagcattgcccgcctagacaccaactacagacgctcaatcccacctgcagagcgcctgtccgtctgcctgag gttccttgtcaccggggactccttcaggaccatcgcgttcagtttcagagtcggtgtgtccacggtgagccagatcacccccaaggcagcgacgtccatctgggactgtctagtggacgacttcatggctgtgccttcacctggagactggcgctccatcacagagggattccaggagcgctggaactttcctctgtgctgtgcagctctggatgggaagcacatccagacaaaggcaccccatatatcatataggagacacacacattga